aaaatccataTGATTACATTTGAATCCATTCCATAATGTGATCATGTTTCACATTAGAAGTGCATATGTATTCTGATGATTGTCCATTTGCTAACAATGATATTAATAAGACCCTTTTCACATTTTCTTGGAAATAAACAGAATTTATTTCTTCACTGACTTTGCCCCAACTTATTGGAACTGAGAGGAGGAACTTCCTGGAACTGCAAATCAGAGAAGATTGTGGAACTGTTCTCATTTTTCCTCAATaatcattttgtttgctttctggTAAGGAAAAGAATCAAAATGGAAGGAAAGCAGTGAATGAGTTCAGTACATGAAAAcataatatagatatatattatatacaatataatgtaGTTTGGTTCCCATTGAAATAAGAGAGACAAGGCATAATTAAGTTAACTTCCAATTTAAGTGCAGCTCATTAGATCTAGTGCTTTACATTTATAATGGAAAATTCTAGACTACTATTCTACTATTATATAAGTTCTACcatattttcctgaaaatatgatctaccccgaaaataagccctagcccaATTTTCATGCCTgagcctaatataagccctatcccaaaaTTAAGCCCTGCCCAACATCTGGTTGTATGAGGTGGGGCAAGGTGcaggtgtaaaaatcaagctagacgGGGGTGGGAAGTTGGAGGTATCCCATGCGCCCTTCACCCGCTTACCTTAGGACTGCTGCAGCCAGGTCTTCCACGCCCCAACACCTGTCACACCACTGTTTTACTTCTGCAGCTGCTTGTGGCCGCTTGCGGCTGGTGCCGCAAGGCTCATTGTGCCGGTGGAGCTGGTCTCAGAAGGACACCACAAGGCTCGTTGCGCTGGTGGAGCCGCTCATGCTCGCAATGTCACAACACACCCCATAGGTCCTGCCACAAACAGCTCCACCCACGTGCTGAGCCTCGCAGCATCCTTCTGAGACTGGCTCCACCAGCGTGATGAGCCTTGCAGTGTCCTTCCAAGAATGGTTCCACTAGGGTGCTGAGCCTCACCATGTTCTGCCACAATTGACTTCACTGGTGCACAGAGACCCAAGCTCCAGTGTCCCAGCAGCCGCAGGGCCAGCAGGCAGGGAAGGTGAGTGGGGTGCACCAAGGTTGGGGTGCACCAAGAGCTTGGCTTGTTGTGGCTGCAGGCAAATAGATGGAACAGAAGGTGGGCCCGCAGTAACAGCATTCCCACACCCATCGGCCCCTGCGCTCACCACCTCCTGCAcatcaaaaaaataaaacctccccgaaaataagcctgagtgcttattttgggggccAAAacgaaataagaccaggtcttacttccagggaaacatggtagttctaTTATTAGAGAATTGTAATTGTGAAAAGACACTCTTGGGGAAGTCGAATAGTATTGCAGTATCTTGTCAAATCCATATGTTTCATTAGATTTAACAAAAATAATGTTATTAAAGGTCTAGATACTATCCAAGTAAATATGCTAGTATGCCTACATGTTTATATGTACACATAAACATTTCTATTGTGAACTGTGTTTCAAATATCTCTTTCCATCCTACTTTCCTATTTCTGTAGATTCACAGTAAGTATAATACAAATATCAGTGATCACCTAAATAGTGTTTCAAAGCACCACTTTAATGTACTTCTAAGGGGTTCATGTTCCCTTTCACTAATATCTGCATATAAGTGTCTATTGTATTTTAATCCTGGAGAAGCCGGGTTAGAACACTATTGTTTTGGAAATAGTAGTTAGCTCAAAGAGACATATTTTTGTTATAAACTTCACTGCAAAGTTGCTCAAACTGGAGGCAGAAAGTGCATAATTATGGTTTTTGGAATACAATACGTGCCCAATAATTTAGACTCAGACATGGGCAGATAAATGCCAACTTGAAGAGGCAAAATGGCAATAAGCTATTGACTGATGATAGTGGGAGTTATGGCCCAGCACCTGGTTGAAAAACAGTAGGATACATTGTTTGAGATGAAGAAGCGACTCACTATGCTGTAGTATGCTATGGGAAGCCAACATTAAAAATGAGTATTCAGAAATAAGAACTCATAAAAAGAAGTGGTAGTTTTTTGATAACACAGTGTATCTCTTACTTATTTTAAAGAATTATGTGAACGTTGTTAACATGAAGTTTATAAGATAtatctttaataaataaaattctgaagTTTTCATTTGTTCTTTGAGGTCGTCATGGGCATTATCAATTAAGGGTCAATTAACTGATTTCCCATCCAGTTaaattattgttatattgttaaatTGTTGAaagcttgttccttccttcctcaaaaagaacaaaacataTAAGGATTCTTTCCCTAAGAGCTGTATTAATATAGATTTCATGTAATGCTACCATTGCCTTAAGGCACTCACTACCACTGGatgattatttattgattttaatggctgagggatccttggtgttctctgagcttgtttttttgtttgcttgcagacatttcattaccaaaactaggtaacctcatcagtgctagtgctAACCATTTTAATGACTTGCAAAAGAACCTACCCTATAAAGAATAGATCTATCTACGTTCAATAAACATAGCTGAATGGATGCAATTCTGTTGAACTGTTTATAATTGCCAGAAGTTGTTATCAAATAAAATGGGATGGTACTGTTGGTAAACAAAATATATCATTGACCAAATACAACCATCAGTCAACCAATCTCCAGCTCCTTTGATTTTGGTCTGGTATAGGACagttcataatagaatagaatagaatagaatagaatagaatagaatagaatagaatagaatagaatagaatagaatagaatagaatagaatagaatagaatagaattttttattggccaagtgtgattggacacacaatgaatttgtcttggtgcatatgcgctcagtgtacataaaaaatacctttatcaaggtacaatacttacaacatttaatgatagtcataggatacaaattcttAGGTTCTTAATAAAAGAGAAATATGAGAACTTAGCAATTCTTAACATGGCTTTTGTTCAGTAAATACCTAGAGGGATAGGGATATCAGCACACCACTATATCAGTATCACAGTTGCGATAATAGAACCTATACTTgggcttttttttatttgatcaaCTTTGTTTGACTTGGAAGATAAATAAGGTATAGCAATCAGGTATAATTAATCTTTGGAGACCTTCAAGGGAGTTCAGGGCTGCAATGCAACAGCAAAATATTGCAGTTCTCGTCCACcaaactgcaatgctctctacatggggctccccttgaagaacacccggagatttcagctagtccagaacgcggctgcacgggttattgagggagtggttcggagctcccacgtaacacctatcctgcgcagactgcactggctacctgttgttttccgggtgcgcttcaaggtattggttaccacctttaaagcgctccatggcttaggaccgggctacttatgggaccgcctactgccagcctctatctcccagcgtccggtgcgttcccacagagagggactcctcagggtgctgtcagccaaacaatgttgactggcggcccccagggggagggccttctctgtgggggctcctaccctgtggaacgagcttcccctcgggcttcgacaattacctgaccttaggaccttttgccgcgaacttaaaacctatttatttcatatggctggactggcctgattcttaaatttttaaattttaattgtgggttttaaattgttgtaatttgtatggggtgtagtgttattttaaatttcgggcatatttgaatcagttttttaagggttgttttaattatggtgtatatttctgttttgtattttacttgcctgttcaccgccctgagtccttcgggagaagggcggtatacaaattaaaatattattattattattattattaaacaactCCAAACTCATGATGCAAAGTTACCAAGATACACAATTTGAAAGATACCATCTTGaaagatattattttatctttatataaAACACAAAGTCATCCAGAGTAACAGGTAGAACGTAATGCCACAAATTAATTATTCTATCTCTGGCTAGTTGTTGTGATACTATTCTGTTTAAGTTTTAAACATTCTGAATTAAAGACAGAGTGTTAGACTGAACATATAACATTGTTATCAGAACTTATGCAAGTGCTAAGAATTGGTACTACAAACATTTGTTTTACAAATAAGTGGAAGAACATAGCAAGGGAGGGCATATAACTGATAGTTCATCTTTTAAAGAAGGCTCCACATTTTCTGGACATCTTATTTACTGATTAGTACAGTCAAGAGTTTGCTAAAGTAATGGGGTGGGAAAAGGGGTTGTTTCTATGCTGGATTTTTAAACTATctttaagaattttattttaatgggtTTAATTAATGGAGAAGGCTTAGTTTCAAAAGTTAAACAAATATTTGCTAAAGCTGTTTTTGactatttccttcttttctaatCCCAGATGAGGAATTTACTTATTTCTGTTGAAAATAATCTTTCTTCTCTGGAGAAGGGAAAGCTTCTCAGATTAATGCTCCTGGCTTCTCCTATCCAAAAAACTACAGTATTCTGTACCTGTAGCATTTAAATAAACTCCCGCctccaactcacacacacacacctcttctacACAATTACATTGCTTCTTTTCAATGTACTTGGATaattggagagagggagagagcatCAAGTGGAAATTAGGTTCATTCGGGGCTTGCTTCGGAATATGTTCAGCCCGCGCACAagatccccccctcccttccagtaATGACCGGGCCGGCAAACAAGCCAGTTCACACGTCACTGGCACAATCGGTTATAAATAGTGTCGCCAGTCCCTCAACTGTCTATGGTTGCCTCTTGACCGAGCCTCGAGACCCAGCTTCGCACCCTTTGGAGGAGAGCAGGCACTTCCTTGACGGGTCTCCCTCCCAGCTGTCTGTCCACCGCCAAGCACTAAGGTGCAGGCAAGCGGTGAGGCGGCGACCACTCTGTCGAGAGGATGGTCCTGCTAGTCCTCCTGGCCTGGCTCTTGCCCTGGCTTTGCCGGACGGTTGCGGCTCTGCTGCCTGGTTCCCCCTGCGAGCCGGTGCGCATCCAGATGTGCCGCTATATGCCCTGGAACATGACGCGGATGCCTAATCACTTGCACCACAGCACCCAGGAGAACGCAGTCCTCGCCATCGAGCAGTACCAGGAGCTGGTAGACTTCGGCTGCAGCCCGGTGCTTAGCTTCTTTCTATGCGCTATGTTCGCCCCCATTTGCACCGTGGAATTTCTCCACGACCCCATCAAGCCCTGCAAGTCTCTGTGCCAGCGAGCCCGCGACGGCTGTGAGCCCCTGATGAAGAGATACAACCACAGCTGGCCCGAGGGCTTATCCTGCGAGGAATTGCCTGTCTATGATCGGGGCGTGTGCATAGCCCCAGAGGCCATCGTTACGGATCTCCCGGCAGGTGAGGCGAAGAGGCAGGTTAAACTCCAAGCGGTCCCAGGTCAACCCTATAATCCTGCTTCCCAAGAGAAGCTCTTTTGGTTGGTTTGGTTGGCAGTATATAGCAGGGGAATGGTACTGCTGTGGGTGGGATAAGGGGTATCGGGAGCGGGGACTGCCGCTTTCTAGATGGTCATCGTAGACCAGGTCAGATTTCAGGCTCACTTTCACCAGGGCAGTTGGGAGAGAAAAACGACCCGCTTCGGAGCCGGCCTGTTCCGAAAGTGGTAAGAGCGGGGCTGGCCAGCTTGTCAGCTCTCTCACCTTGTGGGGTTAGGATATGTGTGACCTTGTGTGGGGTTAGGGTATGTGTGAACGCAAGAGGATGGGCTTTGGAGTCGGACGGAAGCTGTAAAGTCTCTTGAGAGATGCGAGGAAAGCTTTCCCTGCTCCCTCCTGCCTCTTCTTCCCCTTTCAACCTCTCATTGCCCCTTTGGGGTGCCTTTTTTCTCGTTAAGAGGAGGTGAAGTGGATTGACTTTTCGGAAGACGTGATGCTCCACGAGAAGCCGATGCTCCCAGAGTGCAAGGTGTCcagtaagtcacttttctctCTCCTTATTTCGGTGGGGCTCACTTCTGCTCGGAAGTTGGCAGCAATGGGAATttacctttcttttcttctgcttctAATAAAATTTCTAGATCGCTGCAAATGCAAGAAAATAAAACCCACGCTGGCTATTTACCTGAACAAAAACTACAGCTATGGTAAGAAAGACCacaactgatgatgatgatgacgatgatgatgattacaGACAGGCAAAATCTTATGATCCcgatttcctttcttcctccccttcctagAGAGAAGGAAAGTTCTGGGATTTTCAGCGCGGTGAAATCGGACTCGTTAATTATTCAGCCAGAGAGTCTgagagtaaaaaacaacaaccacaaaataaaattgtgttgccttggttttatattttgttttggttttcctTAAATTTGgaatttcttttatcttttatatatttaagataGTTCATCTTTGATCAATGGGTTTTTGAGAGGgaagatatttttaaattgttttttttagatGGAAACATATAATAATGTGGTTGGAAGTGAGAAAAAATATATTGTCATCTGAATTTcatacagagagggagggaggacttCAGATTTCTTTGGGAGGAACAGCCAGTCATAATAGTATTTTCTCTCTTTAAGCTGACATTTTCCCTTGTTGCTTCCAGTTGTGTAACATCTGCAATGTCTTGTTATACATTATTTCAGATCTAAGGTCAATTGACTGCTGTTCCTTTATCCAGAAGTGCATTCTGAGAAGATAGAAAAGAGATACACTTCTTTTCTACTGATCTTTAGCCagccccaaaaaaataaaaatgcaaccaTTTCTCTTCAATATATATCTTGGGTTCTTATATGTCTGTCATCTTCCCTCCCTCACCCACTGCTTTGACACCAATAAGCTTATATTAAGATACATCAAAGCAGAGATCTAccactttatttaaaaaagaagagaaagtgtATTTGATCTTATGTGCTTTTATACTATTTAATGAAATCTTTCTATAGCCTTCTAATTGCTTATAACCTTCAATTGGGTGAAACAGTGCATCGTTAGGAAAACCATTTTTAAATCAGTATACACTAAATAGACATATACAGAATGTCTCCAAAATCTGGGACTCATAAACTCCCATGGGACCAAAATTTTGCAAAGTTGTAGCTGCTTCAGTtcatccatggtcatgtgattatcatTTCCAATGCTCCCTGTACAGGTCCTACAAGGAAACTCagtgggaaagctggcaggaagtcagaagttattcccattcccattgctTTTTTGCACTATGGTCATTCTTTTGATCTGTTTTGGTAAAAACTTTTCATAGATTATCTAGTTATCTTTAATGTAAGGTCTCTAGTTTTCCTTATCACTGTGTCAAGAAAACAAGGAGGTAGGCTGAACTGGAATTGTTGCTTATTTCCCAGATTCCCTCTATGTGTCAATTTCAATGACTCTCAGCTCTTCATGAAGGAAGAGCCCGATTACCAAGCAGCTAGTTAATTTTATGTCAGTTGTTCTTCTCAAAGAGCCAAAAGTGTAGACTTGATGCATTTCCCAATTGAGGTCATTCCATATAGCTGAAGTCTGAGAAAGCCCTGTTTTGCAAATGATCACTTTCCTGTGTTTTAGGCAATGGCATCAACAGTTGCCACAACATCAGTTGGGACAGATATTCCAGAGTAAAAATGttgaagtattttttaaaactgatcACCACTGTCTTGCATGTGGTCCTCAAACAGCTTTTAAAAATTCCCAATTTTTGCCAGTGCTAACAACTGTCTGGCAAATAGTTTGGCTTATAAGGAAGTTTTAGTAAGGAAACAAACTCAAAtacttattttataaatattagtAGGTCTAAGGAAATGTTTGTGTTATTTATAACAACTTTCAGTTGGAGC
Above is a window of Ahaetulla prasina isolate Xishuangbanna chromosome 4, ASM2864084v1, whole genome shotgun sequence DNA encoding:
- the SFRP4 gene encoding secreted frizzled-related protein 4 codes for the protein MVLLVLLAWLLPWLCRTVAALLPGSPCEPVRIQMCRYMPWNMTRMPNHLHHSTQENAVLAIEQYQELVDFGCSPVLSFFLCAMFAPICTVEFLHDPIKPCKSLCQRARDGCEPLMKRYNHSWPEGLSCEELPVYDRGVCIAPEAIVTDLPAEEVKWIDFSEDVMLHEKPMLPECKVSNRCKCKKIKPTLAIYLNKNYSYVIHAKIKSVERRSCNEITTMVDVKNVLKSLTPVPRALIPLYTNSSCQCPPLLPNQVVLIMCYEWHTRLMLLDECSVEKWKDPLSKRFQRWEQRLQEQKLQAASNRKLNSRNSGHIGIPKQNLKKSNPVLTSSKKTNKLRNRQKEINSKKI